One Candidatus Thorarchaeota archaeon DNA segment encodes these proteins:
- a CDS encoding roadblock/LC7 domain-containing protein, with protein MFDLDFEQTQGKIKEIIKERWEQGIAAGVRAIMLLSKEGLPITSEITTADLEEAEIAAMAASILGVADMAAVRMDQGELEQVLMTNEKGYIVITSAGEKAILVLAAAKSSRTGALVYEAKTMAEKIAPLL; from the coding sequence ATGTTCGACCTAGATTTCGAACAAACGCAGGGAAAAATCAAAGAAATAATCAAAGAGAGATGGGAGCAAGGCATTGCTGCTGGAGTGAGAGCCATTATGCTCTTGTCAAAAGAAGGTCTCCCCATTACCTCAGAAATCACTACTGCAGATTTGGAAGAAGCAGAAATAGCAGCTATGGCCGCATCGATTCTAGGTGTTGCAGACATGGCGGCTGTCCGAATGGATCAAGGAGAGCTTGAGCAGGTTCTAATGACGAATGAAAAGGGATACATTGTGATTACGAGTGCAGGCGAAAAAGCAATACTCGTCCTTGCGGCAGCTAAATCAAGTAGAACGGGAGCTCTTGTGTATGAAGCAAAGACAATGGCCGAAAAAATAGCACCATTACTCTAG
- a CDS encoding DUF99 family protein has protein sequence MDWIFLRYDADEFIMGSKEEQYDTWKAGARVLGIAESFSKQDSTSTVVGIVMRGDLRIDGFGLCHPTVGGLDSTDEIISMYEELKRPDIRALLLGGTVISWFNIVDLQELYDAVGIPVISVTYEETEGIEKYIREYFPQDHEIRMEMVKKGGERKEVSLDNNQSVFVNLVGMNIRKCKDVLNTFVIEGRVPEPIRVSRLIAGVLRKRFYPT, from the coding sequence ATGGATTGGATATTCTTGAGATATGATGCTGATGAGTTTATTATGGGCTCGAAAGAAGAACAATATGACACTTGGAAAGCAGGAGCCCGCGTCTTGGGAATTGCCGAGAGTTTCTCAAAACAAGATTCAACAAGTACTGTAGTCGGTATAGTCATGCGGGGTGATTTGCGTATTGATGGGTTTGGGCTCTGTCATCCAACTGTGGGAGGACTCGACTCAACTGATGAAATAATCTCGATGTATGAAGAACTGAAACGGCCAGATATCCGTGCGTTATTGCTTGGTGGTACTGTCATTTCTTGGTTTAATATTGTAGATTTGCAAGAGCTCTATGATGCGGTCGGTATCCCAGTTATTAGCGTGACATATGAAGAAACAGAAGGAATTGAGAAGTATATTCGAGAATACTTTCCTCAAGATCACGAGATCCGAATGGAGATGGTAAAAAAAGGCGGGGAACGGAAAGAGGTCTCCCTTGATAACAATCAAAGTGTCTTTGTGAATCTAGTTGGAATGAATATTCGCAAATGCAAGGACGTTTTGAACACTTTCGTAATCGAAGGCAGAGTTCCTGAACCAATACGAGTTTCTAGACTCATAGCTGGTGTTCTTAGGAAGAGATTCTACCCAACTTGA
- a CDS encoding HD family hydrolase — MKAKEITNLLLKCNTLKNIERSGWALEGITNIASESVAEHSWGTANIALVLALLEHNQGKSLDISKVLTMAIVHDLPESLISDIPSKAIVREEEDFLEAKQDLEKKAFEEIISSFSEKKIRRRLRKAWQEYVICQTQEAKIVRAADILDMIVQARSFENSGIPPPLLETFFTISQDVLSSLTLDSAMSIFDELLKGHKDLIRTMKQSESISNRED; from the coding sequence ATGAAAGCCAAGGAAATAACGAATCTGCTTTTGAAATGCAATACTCTAAAGAATATTGAGCGCTCAGGGTGGGCTCTTGAAGGAATAACAAATATCGCGTCTGAAAGCGTAGCAGAACATTCTTGGGGTACTGCTAATATTGCCTTGGTATTGGCACTTCTTGAACACAATCAAGGTAAGAGTCTCGATATCTCAAAAGTTCTTACCATGGCGATAGTCCATGATTTGCCGGAATCACTTATCTCAGATATTCCTTCAAAAGCAATCGTAAGAGAAGAAGAAGACTTTCTAGAAGCCAAACAAGATTTGGAGAAAAAGGCTTTTGAAGAAATCATTTCGAGTTTCTCCGAAAAGAAGATACGCAGAAGACTGAGAAAAGCCTGGCAAGAATATGTTATATGTCAAACACAGGAAGCGAAAATCGTAAGGGCAGCAGATATACTTGATATGATAGTACAAGCTCGAAGTTTTGAGAATTCAGGGATTCCCCCACCCCTGTTGGAAACATTCTTCACCATAAGTCAGGATGTGCTTAGTAGTCTTACACTTGATTCTGCGATGTCAATATTCGATGAGCTACTAAAAGGTCACAAAGACTTGATTAGAACCATGAAGCAGTCAGAGAGCATTTCAAACCGAGAGGACTAG
- a CDS encoding BMP family ABC transporter substrate-binding protein: MSTRSGIITSGIIVALVFAGIGGFLYMTDPFAPQTVAVVVMEPGFGDRSFADNLDEGLENIQGDIPVEYIVPEELPATQAEAQQTLESLAQSQEHALIIAAGERLENPLASVAADYPSQKFAIIGGVVDAENVASATFATEQAAFLAGVLAAFVASEPSYTDIVGILGATADDAAITRMISGFIQGVENANSTYDFNIQLLEPEYLNGYNETALAESKTQNMFIQQNVSIIFAPVRASIEGVRKGMENINGTLRAQGRLPLVIGAEADQDYYGCANPEIPVAPSWIPTSVVPRTGEAAYDIINATLWNEFPGGKTFHYNLSNGGVNITDFQYSSTYLNPIDGLMDSLRDYKIQIITGTLEIEE, encoded by the coding sequence TTGAGCACAAGATCAGGAATAATAACAAGTGGAATAATTGTTGCGCTGGTGTTTGCTGGTATCGGCGGTTTTCTGTATATGACCGATCCATTTGCACCTCAAACGGTTGCCGTCGTAGTCATGGAACCAGGTTTCGGTGACCGCAGTTTTGCAGATAATCTAGACGAAGGACTTGAAAATATACAAGGGGATATCCCAGTTGAGTATATAGTACCAGAGGAACTCCCTGCCACCCAAGCAGAAGCGCAACAGACTTTGGAATCGCTTGCACAAAGCCAAGAACATGCACTGATTATAGCGGCAGGAGAACGGCTAGAAAACCCACTCGCGTCTGTTGCAGCAGACTATCCATCTCAGAAATTCGCAATAATTGGAGGTGTCGTTGACGCGGAGAATGTCGCTTCAGCTACCTTTGCAACGGAGCAGGCAGCTTTCCTAGCTGGTGTACTTGCAGCCTTTGTTGCTTCAGAACCATCCTACACCGATATAGTTGGAATCCTTGGAGCCACTGCAGATGACGCTGCAATAACAAGAATGATTAGCGGTTTCATACAGGGCGTCGAAAACGCCAATTCAACCTATGATTTCAATATACAATTGCTGGAGCCGGAGTATTTGAATGGATACAACGAAACAGCACTTGCCGAATCGAAAACTCAAAACATGTTCATTCAACAAAACGTATCCATCATTTTCGCCCCGGTCCGCGCAAGCATTGAAGGCGTTAGAAAGGGAATGGAGAATATAAACGGAACATTGCGTGCCCAAGGGAGACTACCGTTGGTCATAGGAGCAGAAGCTGACCAAGACTATTATGGTTGTGCTAATCCAGAGATTCCAGTTGCTCCAAGCTGGATACCCACTAGTGTTGTACCTCGCACGGGAGAAGCAGCCTATGATATCATCAACGCTACTCTCTGGAATGAATTCCCAGGAGGAAAGACCTTCCACTACAATCTCTCCAATGGCGGCGTCAATATTACTGATTTTCAATACAGCTCCACCTATCTCAATCCGATTGATGGATTGATGGACTCTTTGAGGGATTATAAGATACAAATAATCACTGGAACACTTGAGATCGAAGAGTAG
- a CDS encoding helix-turn-helix domain-containing protein, with product MGNQKRLALLLHPLRRNLYEVLCENPGTYLLELVDILESPLGTLSWHLRVLEREGLINSTKFAGKRIYYPKMLRSTDAEKAYLTMRSDTAQNIFAYIVNNPGCYQREMAQAIEVHHDTIRWHVSKMQEVGLVKVKKEGRRKNHYLDDLGDALLRGSLNTITKAFVMFLMEKLEDGCLNPEIKESSKDRVTIRIDCPDEGKDCFLTIDLNEWNLDLLDEIPQVQHKHTAEAKGV from the coding sequence ATGGGTAATCAGAAGAGGCTTGCACTGTTACTTCATCCATTGAGAAGAAATCTCTATGAAGTGCTCTGTGAGAATCCGGGAACCTATCTCCTAGAACTGGTAGACATTCTAGAATCCCCACTTGGCACGTTAAGCTGGCATCTTCGAGTGCTTGAGCGAGAAGGTCTAATCAATTCCACGAAATTTGCGGGGAAGAGGATATACTACCCAAAGATGTTAAGGTCAACTGATGCAGAAAAAGCATATCTTACCATGCGCAGCGACACAGCCCAAAATATATTCGCGTATATTGTAAACAATCCGGGCTGTTATCAAAGAGAGATGGCACAAGCAATAGAGGTGCATCACGATACGATTCGCTGGCACGTGTCCAAAATGCAAGAAGTTGGGTTGGTGAAAGTAAAGAAAGAGGGAAGGCGGAAGAATCACTATCTAGATGATTTGGGTGATGCCCTTCTTAGAGGAAGCCTAAATACGATTACCAAAGCATTTGTCATGTTCCTCATGGAAAAACTGGAGGACGGGTGCTTGAATCCTGAAATCAAGGAATCCTCCAAAGACCGCGTCACGATAAGAATCGATTGCCCTGATGAAGGGAAGGATTGCTTCTTAACTATAGATCTCAATGAGTGGAATCTCGATTTGCTCGATGAGATCCCTCAAGTACAACACAAGCATACTGCTGAAGCGAAGGGTGTGTAA